The following are encoded together in the Anopheles nili chromosome 3, idAnoNiliSN_F5_01, whole genome shotgun sequence genome:
- the LOC128723862 gene encoding uncharacterized protein LOC128723862, translated as MVSRKKQSKAIVNPPAQQDVRQPSRSSPTRNVQAKQFRPLESGDGWKNLMGDETDSSENNENDSSRGNTSHSRPNFSFLPLDKHSSPMHPKTPAHRIASMSTVPNSDLARPSSSSSMSTQSSFNDDQTPIASSSRLPPPSNQKLSRKQQTPHKLKALKEIIKYQGTVENLIPKLSFSRVIREILAEYSHQHLRVTVEMLICLQEAAEVYVVQLLEDSYRCTTHRGRVTLIPKDMQLALRLRRD; from the coding sequence ATGGTTTCTAGGAAAAAACAGTCTAAAGCGATAGTAAATCCACCAGCTCAACAAGATGTAAGACAACCATCTCGGAGTTCTCCAACTAGGAATGTACAAGCGAAACAGTTTCGTCCGTTGGAGTCTGGCGACGGATGGAAGAATCTAATGGGCGATGAAACCGATAGCTCAGAGAACAACGAGAATGATTCGTCTCGTGGCAATACATCCCACTCGAGACCCAACTTTTCCTTCCTGCCTCTCGACAAGCATTCCAGTCCGATGCACCCCAAAACACCAGCACACCGGATAGCGAGTATGTCAACCGTACCAAACTCAGATCTAGCTCGCCCCAGCAGCAGTTCTAGCATGTCTACTCAAAGCTCCTTCAATGATGATCAGACACCAATTGCAAGCAGTAGCCGCTTACCACCGCCTAGTAACCAGAAACTATCGCGAAAGCAGCAAACACCCCACAAATTGAAAGCGTTAAAAGAGATCATTAAATATCAAGGCACAGTGGAAAATCTCATTCCAAAATTGAGCTTTTCAAGGGTTATACGGGAAATTTTGGCGGAGTATTCGCACCAACATCTGCGAGTTACAGTGGAAATGTTAATATGTTTGCAGGAAGCAGCAGAAGTGTATGTGGTGCAGTTGCTAGAAGATTCCTACCGGTGTACGACCCATCGCGGGCGGGTGACATTGATCCCTAAAGACATGCAATTAGCTCTAAGACTTCGACGAGATTAA
- the LOC128725168 gene encoding E3 ubiquitin-protein ligase rnf146 gives MAEPTESNVSTPSSAQSEDGDNGEMQKKPEPSTSTDSKLECPVCLQTCVHPVRLPCSHIFCFLCVKGVAFKNLRCAMCRCEIPLTYLDHPQLVNGVEEIVRAATATEPDGNEYRWYYEGCHGWWQYDERTSQELEEAYLRGEKSCKILVAGFVYIVTFEHKCQIRQNDYSRIRRVKRDLVSIPKKGVAGLRLESGNVPAPTTSDMNELSSAMGEMNLNEGASTSTFAAGTDVRNVLGTHVVAESNHLVASTTDSAEEQTPAVQANDATDLLSTTTMASPSSTASNSSSRSVSSSTRNYRLQELIDLDHNEYSASDSDEEERSDVDDNLLEL, from the exons ATGGCAGAACCAACCGAGTCGAACGTTTCCACTCCTTCCAGTGCTCAATCAGAAGACGGTGATAACGgtgaaatgcaaaagaaaccgGAACCATCAACATCTA CTGACTCGAAGCTCGAGTGTCCCGTCTGTCTGCAAACTTGCGTTCATCCCGTCCGGTTGCCTTGCAgtcacattttttgtttcctttgcgTGAAG gGTGTTGCATTTAAAAATCTTCGCTGCGCCATGTGCCGCTGTGAGATTCCGCTCACCTACCTTGACCATCCTCAACTGGTGAACGGGGTCGAGGAAATTGTACGCGCTGCTACCGCCACGGAACCCGACGGCAACGAATATCGATGGTACTACGAAGGATGCCACGGCTGGTGGCAATACGACGAGCGCACCAGTCAGGAGCTCGAGGAGGCCTACTTGCGGGGCGAAAAGAGTTGCAAAATCCTAGTGGCGGGATTTGTGTACATCGTCACGTTCGAGCACAAGTGTCAGATAAGGCAGAATGATTATTCGCGCATCCGGCGCGTAAAACGCGACCTAGTGTCTATACCGAAAAAGGGCGTAGCTGGATTGCGTCTAGAATCGGGTAATGTTCCTGCCCCCACGACTAGTGACATGAACGAACTGTCTTCCGCCATGGGCGAAATGAATCTGAACGAAGGCGCATCCACGTCCACATTCGCAGCCGGGACAGATGTCAGAAACGTGCTCGGAACGCACGTGGTAGCTGAATCGAATCATTTGGTAGCTAGTACCACGGATAGCGCCGAGGAGCAAACTCCTGCCGTACAAGCGAACGATGCTACTGATTTACTTTCTACAACTACCATGGCTTCTCCGAGTTCCACAGCTTCCAATTCGAGCAGCCGTAGCGTAAGCAGTAGCACTAGAAATTACCGACTGCAGGAGCTGATTGATCTGGATCATAATGAATACTCCGCTAGTGACAGCGATGAAGAGGAAAGGAGCGATGTTGATGATAATCTGCTGGAACTGTGA
- the LOC128726796 gene encoding tRNA (adenine(58)-N(1))-methyltransferase non-catalytic subunit TRM6: protein MSEKIKIGDYLIVQRQKYTKLQKFVNQNATVQLGKDQIELRLAENHPYQTTFLLVPKQERGKRLYTLDALSTPSEIRNLKDLLIKESGHDNRNIIDDRQSQTLSTEEILKLREECESSSEVIGKLVENSKSFATKTEYSQEKYLKRKEKKYCEYITIRRPSVRLLADIYWRLDPEKVLGVRFDTLSQIISYSGVCNVGNYLLYESGTNGLLPAAMLNSIGPQTRAKLVHLHPGNVAQKKALLAMDFPNEQLARCVSVNIYSVLRHFYQDKEMNNGEKVPLEEIMEAKPEPESDKSEAVANDEGVNGTHKRKHEADDGPEAIEEEPNTKLVKLDNQKLLWEIENKAAAEIMRDKFDSLVIVAKEHPYSILKALLPFLKSSRPVLIFSTSRELLTECYVELKSEASVTYLRLTSNWMRQYQILPNRTHPDVTMSGSSGYLLTGYTIGN from the coding sequence ATGTctgaaaagataaaaattggCGATTATTTGATCGTGCAGCGTCAGAAGTACACGAAGCTGCAAAAGTTTGTCAATCAAAACGCGACTGTGCAGCTAGGAAAAGATCAGATCGAGTTGCGTTTGGCGGAAAACCATCCGTACCAAACTACATTCCTTCTTGTGCCAAAACAGGAACGGGGCAAACGGCTATATACACTCGACGCCCTCTCAACGCCGTCGGAAATTCGAAACCTAAAAGATCTGCTGATTAAGGAAAGTGGTCACGATAACCGAAACATCATCGATGATCGACAATCGCAGACACTATCGACGGAGGAGATTCTTAAGTTGCGTGAAGAATGCGAATCTTCTTCGGAGGTGATTGgaaagctggtggaaaattcaaaaagcTTTGCTACGAAAACAGAGTACTCGCAAGAAAAGTATCTTaagcgaaaggagaaaaaatactGTGAGTACATTACGATACGGCGCCCATCAGTTCGGTTGTTGGCCGACATCTATTGGCGTTTGGATCCAGAGAAAGTACTCGGCGTACGCTTTGATACATTGTCGCAGATCATATCGTACAGCGGAGTGTGCAACGTCGGAAACTATCTGCTGTATGAATCGGGTACGAATGGGTTGCTGCCGGCAGCGATGCTGAACTCTATAGGACCTCAAACTAGGGCCAAGCTAGTGCATCTGCATCCTGGAAATgtcgcacaaaaaaaggcactttTGGCAATGGATTTCCCTAACGAGCAGTTGGCCCGATGTGTATCAGTCAACATCTATTCTGTGTTAAGGCATTTCTATCAGGATAAAGAGATGAACAACGGGGAGAAAGTACCGCTGGAGGAGATAATGGAAGCTAAACCCGAACCAGAGTCCGATAAGTCTGAAGCTGTCGCAAACGACGAAGGAGTAAATGGAACACACAAGCGGAAACATGAAGCTGACGATGGTCCTGAAGCAATCGAAGAGGAGCCAAATACAAAACTCGTGAAATTGGACAATCAAAAGCTGCTTTGGGAGATAGAGAACAAAGCTGCGGCCGAGATCATGCGAGATAAATTTGATTCGCTGGTTATAGTGGCAAAGGAACACCCGTATAGTATTCTGAAGGCATTATTGCCGTTTCTGAAATCCAGTCGCCCTGTCTTAATTTTTAGCACTTCGAGAGAACTTTTGACCGAGTGCTATGTGGAGCTGAAGTCAGAGGCTTCTGTGACGTATCTACGCCTTACTTCGAATTGGATGAGACAGTATCAAATACTGCCCAATCGTACCCATCCGGATGTAACCATGTCCGGTAGCAGTGGGTATTTGCTGACGGGTTACACAATAGGGAACTGA
- the LOC128723863 gene encoding tRNA pseudouridine synthase-like 1, translated as MNRYLINLSYIGTRFRGIQRTIDKSRGQFKDPHTVQGVIEEALLKLRSVNEPLLKLSSRTDTGVHALHNTVHVDLLRPNGLPYDANHITRTLNRCFEKDEQALRVLSTVHVPLTFHARMCAKSRTYLYRLAVLKKEFSSEATRLHPHLRFIPIEEHDRCYFLGHPRFDVETFIKVALTFKGVHDFRTFMAVARGNPRQQEAMHSLRRIDEITIERGQTVASIYNRAQTERYYDFWDIRIRGRSFLYRQVRRMVGAWLAAAEGRINERDVYYMLTVPSQNSWLSSVFVAPAYALYLCHVAYDPIDLAFPCNQDVTEDGKLSRAAAQS; from the exons ATGAATCGTTATTTAATCAACCTATCCTATATAGGCACACGGTTTCG TGGTATCCAACGGACGATCGACAAGTCGCGTGGTCAGTTTAAGGATCCACACACAGTGCAGGGAGTGATTGAAGAGGCCTTACTTAAGCTAAGATCGGTAAATGAACCCCTGCTGAAGTTGTCTAGCCG CACCGACACCGGCGTGCATGCACTGCACAACACCGTGCACGTGGATCTTCTGCGACCGAACGGACTACCGTACGATGCGAATCATATCACGCGAACGCTCAACCGTTGCTTTGAAAAAGATGAACAGGCACTGCGTGTTCTCAGCACCGTACACGTGCCCCTTACATTCCACGCACGAATGTGCGCTAAATCGCGCACATATCTATACCGATTGGCGGTTTTAAAGAAAGAATTCTCCTCCGAAGCCACGCGACTACATCCACACCTACGTTTCATTCCGATCGAAGAGCACGATCGATGCTACTTTTTAGG CCATCCGCGGTTCGATGTTGAAACGTTCATTAAAGTCGCCCTTACATTCAAGGGAGTGCATGATTTTCGAACGTTTATGGCTGTTGCCAGAGGTAACCCTCGACAGCAAGAAGCGATGCATTCGTTAAGACGCATTGATGAGATTACGATCGAGCGGGGTCAAACCGTGGCGTCGATATATAATAGAGCGCAGACCGAACGATACTACGATTTCTGGGACATAAGGATACGAGGCCGTTCGTTTTTGTACCGGCAG GTGCGGCGTATGGTAGGTGCCTGGTTGGCAGCAGCCGAAGGACGCATCAACGAGCGAGACGTCTACTACATGCTCACAGTGCCATCGCAAAACTCCTGGTTGAGCAGCGTGTTCGTGGCACCAGCATACGCTCTCTATCTCTGCCACGTTGCCTACGATCCGATTGATCTCGCGTTTCCTTGCAATCAGGACGTAACCGAAGATGGCAAGCTTTCTCGAGCAGCTGCGCAATCGTAA